One Streptomyces drozdowiczii DNA segment encodes these proteins:
- a CDS encoding chitosanase: MTRFVLIGAPLAIAVALVFNTGGDDAGLPTDSPKAAEASATGPVNPDPFAAADEEERAEMNKRVGRAPAGLAAPRMREIAWELLASAEGSTLDWRTQYATIEDSGDGTGYAAGLVGFCSGTHDMLTFVEAFTKDHPDNPLAPYLPALRKVDGTGSHEGLDPGFTGAWKKAAEDPAFREAQEEVRDKQYFEPAVRLAKLDGLGALGQFIYFDTMVLQGPGHEADSFYGIRQAALAEADTVAEGGDESAYLDIFLDTARAVMKSKKNQKHDTSRIDTAQRVFLEDGNLGLEPPLTWKMYGETFRIPS, encoded by the coding sequence GTGACCCGCTTCGTTCTGATCGGTGCGCCGCTGGCGATAGCCGTCGCCCTCGTCTTCAACACCGGCGGCGACGACGCCGGGCTGCCCACGGACTCCCCGAAGGCCGCCGAGGCGTCGGCCACCGGGCCGGTGAACCCGGATCCGTTCGCGGCGGCGGACGAGGAGGAGCGCGCCGAGATGAACAAGCGGGTCGGCCGGGCCCCGGCCGGGCTCGCCGCGCCGAGGATGCGCGAGATCGCGTGGGAGCTGCTGGCCAGCGCGGAGGGCTCGACGCTGGACTGGCGCACCCAGTACGCGACGATCGAGGACAGCGGCGACGGCACCGGTTACGCGGCCGGGCTCGTCGGTTTCTGCTCCGGTACGCACGACATGCTGACGTTCGTCGAGGCGTTCACTAAGGACCACCCGGACAACCCGCTCGCCCCGTATCTCCCCGCGCTCCGCAAGGTGGACGGGACCGGGTCGCACGAGGGCCTGGACCCCGGGTTCACGGGCGCGTGGAAGAAGGCGGCCGAGGACCCGGCGTTCCGCGAGGCGCAGGAGGAGGTCCGGGACAAGCAGTACTTCGAGCCGGCGGTGCGCCTCGCGAAGCTGGACGGGCTCGGCGCGCTGGGCCAGTTCATCTACTTCGACACCATGGTGCTCCAGGGGCCCGGGCACGAGGCGGACTCCTTCTACGGCATCCGGCAGGCGGCGCTGGCCGAGGCGGACACGGTCGCGGAGGGCGGCGACGAGTCGGCGTACCTGGACATCTTCCTGGACACCGCGCGGGCCGTGATGAAGTCCAAGAAGAACCAGAAGCACGACACCTCGCGCATCGACACCGCGCAGCGCGTCTTCCTGGAGGACGGGAACCTCGGCCTGGAGCCGCCGCTGACCTGGAAGATGTACGGGGAGACGTTCCGTATCCCGTCCTGA
- a CDS encoding GMC family oxidoreductase: MSAYDYVVVGAGSAGCVLAARLSEDPTVRVALVESGGPDRKREIRIPAAFPQLFKTPFDWDFSTVKQPALGGRELFWPRGHSLGGSSSINAMMWVRGHRDDYDAWAASAGPDWGHDAIVPYFRRAERWSGPVGDTTVYGTEGPLHIAPPRSPSPLTADFVTACRDDGLTFLPELNAPDHSGVALTPVNQWRGRRWSAADGYLGPAARRANLDILPHTRVRALAFDGDRATGVQTESSGTLTARREVILSAGAIGSPHLLLRSGIGDPGELRRAGVEVRAASPDVGRNLQDHLSFAVTLHCPRPVTMTGADTPVNIARYLLTGRGPLSSNLAEAVAFVRSAAAPAAPDLELIFAPAPFIDHGLTPPTEHGVTIGVVLLQPESTGRITLDTDHPDPRSALRIDPGYLAAETDLRRMMDGVRHAERLFAHTALAPHTSTPMGHYPGEVDDDRLAEAIRTGAETLYHPVGTCRMGEDPGSVTDPRLRVRGVRGLRVVDASVMPRITRGHTHAPTVAIAEKAAELIRQDARA, translated from the coding sequence TTGAGCGCGTACGACTACGTCGTCGTCGGGGCGGGTTCGGCCGGCTGCGTGCTGGCCGCGCGGCTGTCCGAGGACCCCACCGTGCGGGTCGCCCTCGTCGAGTCCGGCGGACCCGACCGCAAGCGGGAGATCCGGATCCCGGCCGCCTTCCCGCAGTTGTTCAAGACCCCGTTCGACTGGGACTTCAGCACGGTGAAGCAGCCCGCGCTCGGCGGCCGTGAGCTGTTCTGGCCGCGCGGCCACAGCCTGGGCGGCTCCTCCTCGATCAACGCCATGATGTGGGTACGCGGCCACCGCGACGACTACGACGCGTGGGCGGCGTCCGCCGGGCCGGACTGGGGCCACGACGCGATCGTGCCCTACTTCCGGCGCGCCGAGCGCTGGTCGGGACCGGTCGGCGACACCACGGTGTACGGCACCGAGGGCCCGCTGCACATCGCGCCGCCCCGCAGCCCGTCCCCGCTGACCGCCGACTTCGTCACCGCCTGCCGCGACGACGGCCTGACATTCCTGCCCGAGCTGAACGCGCCCGACCACAGCGGGGTCGCCCTCACCCCCGTCAACCAGTGGCGCGGGCGGCGCTGGAGCGCGGCCGACGGCTACCTCGGACCGGCCGCCCGCCGCGCCAATCTGGACATCCTCCCGCACACCCGCGTCCGCGCCCTCGCCTTCGACGGCGACCGGGCCACCGGTGTGCAGACCGAGAGCTCCGGCACCCTCACCGCCCGCCGCGAGGTGATCCTCAGCGCCGGTGCCATCGGCTCTCCGCACCTGCTGCTGCGCTCGGGCATCGGCGACCCCGGGGAACTGCGCCGCGCCGGCGTCGAGGTGCGCGCCGCCTCACCGGACGTCGGCCGCAACCTCCAGGACCACCTGTCCTTCGCGGTCACCCTGCACTGCCCGCGCCCGGTCACCATGACGGGCGCCGACACCCCGGTGAACATCGCCCGCTACCTGCTCACCGGACGCGGACCGCTCAGCTCCAACCTGGCGGAGGCCGTCGCCTTCGTCCGCAGCGCCGCCGCACCGGCCGCCCCGGACCTCGAACTGATCTTCGCCCCGGCGCCGTTCATCGACCACGGGCTCACCCCGCCCACGGAACACGGCGTCACGATCGGCGTGGTCCTCCTCCAGCCCGAGAGCACCGGCCGCATCACCCTGGACACGGACCACCCGGACCCCCGCTCCGCCCTCCGCATCGACCCGGGCTATCTCGCGGCCGAGACCGATCTGCGGCGCATGATGGACGGCGTCCGCCACGCCGAACGGCTCTTCGCCCACACGGCTCTCGCCCCGCACACCTCGACGCCCATGGGCCACTACCCGGGCGAGGTGGACGACGACCGCCTGGCCGAGGCGATCCGGACCGGGGCGGAAACCCTCTACCACCCCGTCGGCACCTGCCGGATGGGCGAGGACCCCGGATCGGTCACCGACCCCCGGCTCCGGGTGCGCGGCGTCCGGGGCCTGCGCGTGGTCGACGCCTCGGTCATGCCGCGCATCACCCGGGGGCACACCCACGCGCCCACGGTCGCCATCGCCGAGAAGGCCGCCGAGCTGATCCGGCAGGACGCCCGCGCCTAG
- a CDS encoding multicopper oxidase domain-containing protein translates to MDRRSFSRRMLMGGGAVAAAGVASLSLPAPAAALPHPVRRAPAGGVVRHIRMYVEKLPDGRMGYGLQKGKATVPGPHIELNEGDTLHIEFVNTLDVPAGLHAHGVDYDIASDGTRMNHSTVEPGATRTYTWRTHTPGLRSDGTWQPGSAGYWHYHDHAVGSDHGTGGIRDGLYGPLVVRRRGDILPDKTITIVFNGMSINNTPAGESPDFTTTLGDRLEVVMITHGDFYHTFHMHGHRWADNRTGMLTGPDDPSRVVDTKIVGPADSFGFQVIAGEHVGAGAWMYHCHVQSHADRGMGGMLLVADRDGTVPGHDE, encoded by the coding sequence ATGGACCGCAGAAGTTTCAGCCGACGGATGCTGATGGGCGGCGGGGCCGTGGCGGCGGCGGGGGTGGCGTCCCTGTCACTCCCGGCACCCGCCGCCGCCCTGCCGCACCCGGTCCGCCGGGCGCCCGCCGGGGGAGTGGTCCGGCACATCCGCATGTACGTGGAGAAGCTGCCGGACGGCCGCATGGGCTACGGGCTCCAGAAGGGCAAGGCCACCGTGCCCGGCCCGCACATCGAGCTCAACGAGGGCGACACCCTGCACATCGAGTTCGTCAACACCCTGGACGTACCGGCCGGGCTGCACGCGCACGGCGTCGACTACGACATCGCCAGCGACGGCACCCGGATGAACCACAGCACCGTCGAGCCCGGCGCGACCCGTACGTACACCTGGCGCACCCACACCCCCGGCCTGCGCAGCGACGGCACCTGGCAGCCCGGCAGCGCGGGCTACTGGCACTACCACGATCACGCCGTCGGCTCCGACCACGGCACCGGCGGCATCCGCGACGGGCTCTACGGGCCGCTGGTCGTCCGGCGCCGGGGCGACATCCTGCCCGACAAGACGATCACGATCGTGTTCAACGGGATGTCCATCAACAACACCCCGGCCGGCGAGAGCCCGGACTTCACGACCACGCTCGGCGACCGGCTCGAAGTCGTCATGATCACGCACGGCGACTTCTACCACACGTTCCATATGCACGGTCACCGCTGGGCGGACAACCGTACGGGGATGCTCACCGGCCCCGACGACCCGAGCCGGGTGGTCGACACGAAGATCGTCGGACCGGCGGACTCCTTCGGCTTCCAGGTGATCGCGGGCGAACACGTCGGCGCCGGCGCGTGGATGTACCACTGCCATGTGCAGAGCCACGCCGACCGGGGCATGGGCGGCATGCTCCTCGTCGCCGACCGGGACGGCACCGTTCCGGGACACGACGAGTAG
- a CDS encoding SsgA family sporulation/cell division regulator, which yields MSTVIEQSVQARMVASAPQMETLPAVLSYDRADPFAVRMAFPAPATLEGTEVSWQFSRDLLAAGMEVPSGLGDVRVRPFGYDRTVLEFHAAEGIAMVHVRTADLRRFLRRAQELVPCGHEYRFLDLDRNLTELFGSC from the coding sequence GTGTCCACGGTCATCGAACAGTCCGTACAGGCCCGCATGGTGGCGTCCGCGCCGCAGATGGAGACGCTGCCCGCCGTCCTGAGCTACGACCGGGCGGACCCCTTCGCCGTACGCATGGCGTTCCCGGCGCCGGCGACGCTGGAAGGGACCGAGGTGTCCTGGCAGTTCTCCCGGGACCTGCTCGCCGCCGGGATGGAGGTCCCGTCCGGGCTCGGGGATGTACGGGTCAGGCCGTTCGGCTACGACCGCACGGTGCTGGAGTTCCACGCCGCCGAGGGGATCGCGATGGTGCATGTGCGCACCGCGGATCTGCGGCGGTTCCTGCGGCGGGCCCAGGAGCTGGTGCCCTGCGGCCACGAGTACCGGTTCCTCGACCTGGACCGGAATCTGACCGAGTTGTTCGGCTCCTGCTGA
- a CDS encoding YciI family protein, which produces MFVLELSYTAPLERVDAALDAHVAWLDRQYAAGVFIASGRKNPRDGGVILAVGEDRAAIERLAASDPFVVEGVCAYRITEFIATKTSDALAPYRQRL; this is translated from the coding sequence ATGTTCGTACTTGAGCTGTCCTACACCGCCCCGCTGGAGCGCGTCGACGCCGCGCTGGACGCGCACGTCGCCTGGCTCGACCGGCAGTACGCGGCCGGGGTGTTCATCGCCTCCGGGCGCAAGAACCCCCGGGACGGCGGGGTGATCCTCGCGGTCGGGGAGGACCGGGCGGCGATCGAACGGCTGGCGGCGAGCGACCCGTTCGTGGTCGAGGGCGTCTGCGCGTACCGGATCACCGAGTTCATCGCCACCAAGACCTCGGACGCGCTCGCCCCGTACCGCCAGCGGCTCTGA
- a CDS encoding WhiB family transcriptional regulator — protein MLINTATDPAFSWQETALCAQAGPEFFFPAPGSSTREAKQLCNACEGRQACLEYALDNDERFGVWGGLSEKERERLRRVGRDRA, from the coding sequence ATGCTGATCAACACCGCGACCGATCCCGCCTTCTCCTGGCAGGAGACAGCACTGTGCGCCCAGGCGGGGCCCGAGTTCTTCTTCCCGGCCCCCGGCAGCTCCACCCGTGAGGCCAAGCAGCTCTGCAACGCCTGCGAGGGGCGGCAGGCATGTCTGGAATACGCCCTCGACAACGACGAGCGCTTCGGCGTCTGGGGCGGCCTGTCCGAGAAGGAGCGGGAGCGGCTGCGCAGAGTGGGGCGCGACCGGGCCTGA
- a CDS encoding endonuclease V: MPSDAAEAHAVQDALRDRVVLDEPGPPPGTGRVTGVDVAYDDDRDIVAAAAVVLDAATLEVVEEATAVGRVSFPYVPGLLAFREIPTVLAALENLAADPGLVVCDGYGRAHPRRFGLASHLGVLTGLPVIGVAKNPFTFTHEPPGPQRGDQSPLLDGAEEVGRALRTRTGTKPVYVSVGHRTGLDNAVAHTLALAREFRQPETTRRADALCRRALREATG; this comes from the coding sequence ATGCCCTCCGACGCCGCCGAGGCCCATGCCGTCCAGGACGCCCTGCGGGACCGGGTGGTCCTCGACGAGCCGGGCCCGCCGCCGGGGACCGGCCGGGTGACCGGGGTCGACGTCGCCTACGACGACGACCGGGACATCGTGGCGGCGGCGGCCGTCGTGCTCGACGCCGCGACGCTGGAGGTGGTGGAGGAGGCGACCGCGGTCGGCCGGGTCAGCTTCCCGTACGTCCCGGGGCTGCTGGCCTTCCGCGAGATCCCGACCGTCCTGGCCGCCCTGGAGAACCTGGCCGCCGACCCCGGGCTCGTCGTCTGCGACGGGTACGGCAGGGCCCACCCCCGCCGCTTCGGCCTCGCCAGCCACCTCGGCGTCCTCACCGGGCTCCCGGTCATCGGCGTCGCCAAGAACCCGTTCACCTTCACCCACGAGCCGCCGGGACCGCAGCGCGGGGACCAGTCGCCGCTGCTGGACGGGGCGGAGGAGGTCGGCCGGGCCCTGCGCACCCGGACCGGCACCAAACCGGTCTACGTCTCGGTCGGGCACCGCACCGGTCTGGACAACGCCGTCGCGCACACCCTCGCGCTCGCCCGGGAGTTCCGGCAGCCGGAGACGACGCGCAGGGCGGACGCCCTCTGCCGCAGGGCCCTGCGCGAGGCCACCGGCTGA
- a CDS encoding DEAD/DEAH box helicase: MTEGGAPAGRAARELLVRADGLLDAARGVLADHSRAVTAVRTCLDPLLDDLVRADLDVISVSRLKDVTEGRLRIGAIEQAGFRTVGQVYGASRYELRQIPGVGAQTADQALAAAGGIAHAVRDTVAVRMDVDDRNEAVTALLGALYGLVAAGPDARRAVDGARALVGRLDPLLTAAGPARGRLRLVFASRRSRAGVREALAGVRAAVAGAVERGLPPLFAQVSADLLREPGSPAAAWVDFELRSAEYYSLLAELSGSGPDRDAAEGFLPSGMADRVRGLRLDDARLRVSLRGYQSFGARFALVQKRVILGDEMGLGKTVQAIAALAHLAARGETHFLVVCPASVLINWTREVRARSTLRALPVHGPERREAFAEWLDSGGVALTTFDALHALPGAADSGVRPGMLVVDEAHYVKNPETRRSRAVSGWSARTDRVLFLTGTPMENRVEEFRSLVRQLRPELAPSVGAGHGAAGSRAFRRAVAPAYLRRNQEDVLAELPAVVQVDEWEEFSEGDLLAYREAVAEGHFMRMRRAAYARPETSAKLDRLRELVADAAGNGLKVVVFSYFREVLETVRGALGDGVSGLLSGSVAAARRQELVDAFAAADGHAVLLSQIQAGGVGLNMQAASVVILCEPQIKPTTEHQAVARVHRMGQIRTVRVHRLLAADSIDQRMLDIVARKERLFDAYARRSDVAETTPDAVDVSEGELARRIVEEEQRRLGAAARP, from the coding sequence ATGACCGAGGGCGGGGCACCGGCCGGGCGGGCCGCCCGGGAACTGCTCGTCCGCGCCGACGGTCTGCTGGACGCGGCACGCGGGGTCCTCGCGGATCACAGCCGGGCCGTCACCGCGGTCCGAACGTGCCTGGACCCCCTGCTCGACGACCTGGTGCGCGCCGATCTCGACGTCATCTCCGTCTCCCGGCTGAAGGACGTCACCGAGGGCAGGCTGCGCATCGGCGCGATCGAGCAGGCGGGTTTCAGGACGGTCGGCCAGGTGTACGGCGCCAGCCGCTACGAGCTCCGCCAGATCCCGGGGGTCGGCGCGCAGACGGCCGACCAGGCCCTGGCGGCGGCGGGCGGCATCGCGCACGCGGTGCGGGACACCGTCGCGGTGCGCATGGACGTGGACGACCGGAACGAGGCGGTGACCGCGCTGCTCGGCGCACTGTACGGGCTGGTGGCGGCGGGCCCGGACGCGCGGCGGGCGGTGGACGGGGCGCGGGCGCTGGTGGGGCGCCTCGATCCGCTGCTGACGGCGGCCGGTCCGGCGCGGGGGCGGCTGCGGTTGGTGTTCGCCTCCCGGCGGTCGCGGGCCGGGGTGCGGGAGGCTCTGGCAGGGGTCCGGGCGGCCGTCGCCGGGGCGGTGGAGCGCGGGCTGCCGCCGCTGTTCGCCCAGGTGTCGGCCGATCTGCTGCGGGAGCCGGGGTCCCCGGCGGCCGCCTGGGTCGACTTCGAGCTGCGGTCCGCCGAGTACTACAGCCTGCTGGCGGAGTTGTCGGGCTCGGGGCCGGACCGGGACGCGGCGGAGGGGTTCCTGCCGTCGGGGATGGCCGACCGGGTGCGCGGGCTGCGGCTGGACGACGCCCGGCTGCGGGTCTCGCTGCGCGGCTACCAGTCGTTCGGTGCCCGGTTCGCGCTCGTCCAGAAGCGGGTGATCCTGGGCGACGAGATGGGGCTCGGCAAGACCGTGCAGGCGATCGCGGCCCTGGCGCACCTCGCGGCGCGCGGCGAGACGCACTTCCTGGTGGTGTGCCCGGCGAGCGTCCTCATCAACTGGACGCGGGAGGTCCGGGCCAGGTCCACGCTGCGCGCGCTGCCGGTGCACGGTCCCGAGCGGCGGGAGGCGTTCGCGGAGTGGCTGGATTCCGGCGGGGTGGCGCTGACCACCTTCGACGCGCTGCACGCCCTGCCGGGCGCCGCGGACAGCGGGGTCCGGCCCGGGATGCTCGTGGTGGACGAGGCGCACTACGTGAAGAACCCGGAGACCCGCCGTTCGCGCGCGGTCTCCGGCTGGTCGGCGCGGACGGACCGGGTGCTGTTCCTGACCGGCACCCCGATGGAGAACCGGGTGGAGGAGTTCCGCAGCCTCGTCCGCCAGCTCCGGCCCGAGCTGGCCCCCTCGGTCGGCGCCGGCCACGGCGCGGCGGGCTCGCGGGCGTTCCGGCGCGCCGTGGCCCCCGCCTATCTGCGGCGCAACCAGGAGGACGTGCTCGCCGAACTGCCCGCCGTGGTCCAGGTGGACGAGTGGGAGGAGTTCAGCGAGGGCGATCTGCTGGCGTACCGGGAGGCGGTGGCCGAGGGGCACTTCATGCGGATGCGCCGGGCGGCGTACGCCCGGCCGGAGACCTCCGCCAAGCTGGACCGGCTGCGCGAGCTGGTCGCGGACGCGGCGGGCAACGGCCTGAAGGTCGTGGTGTTCTCGTACTTCCGCGAGGTCCTGGAGACGGTGCGCGGGGCGCTCGGTGACGGGGTGTCCGGCCTGCTGTCGGGGAGCGTGGCGGCGGCCCGGCGCCAGGAGCTGGTCGACGCGTTCGCGGCGGCGGACGGTCACGCGGTGCTGCTGAGCCAGATCCAGGCGGGCGGCGTCGGGCTGAACATGCAGGCCGCGTCCGTCGTCATCCTGTGCGAACCGCAGATCAAGCCGACGACGGAGCATCAGGCCGTGGCCCGGGTCCACCGGATGGGCCAGATACGGACGGTCCGGGTGCACCGGCTGCTCGCCGCGGACAGCATCGACCAGCGCATGCTGGACATCGTGGCCCGCAAGGAGCGGCTGTTCGACGCGTACGCCCGGCGCAGCGACGTCGCCGAGACGACGCCGGACGCGGTGGACGTGTCGGAGGGCGAGCTGGCCCGCCGGATCGTGGAGGAGGAGCAGCGGCGCCTCGGCGCGGCGGCCCGCCCCTGA
- a CDS encoding ABC-F family ATP-binding cassette domain-containing protein, which translates to MSTPTAHITCSALSLVWPDGGRALDGLDLSVGPGRTGLIGLNGAGKSTLLRLLAGELAPTEGRISVSGDVGYLPQNLVLNTELRVDAALGIETARAALHAIEAGDVGEEHFAAVGDDWDVEERARATLDGLGLGHIGLDRTIGEMSGGECVLLRLAALLLARPDVLLLDEPTNNLDVYARQRLYAAVDAWQGVLVLVSHDRELLERVDRIADLRDSTVTWYGGNLSAYEEALAVEQEAAERMVRVAEADMKRQKRELAQAQVKLARRKRYGQKMYEQKREPKIAMGARKRAAQESAGKHRIMHAERLAEAKERLDDAVELVRDDAEIRVELPHTRVHPGRGVLVLRDLELAFGARVRGQYEVRGPERIALVGRNGAGKTTLLRTLAGELAPVSGEAVTEVPLRFLPQRLDVLDDGLSVVENVAKFAPDATNNHIRARLAHFLFRGARADRAAGTLSGGERFRAALAALLLAEPAPQLLMLDEPTNNLDLASVRRLTEALDAYEGALVVASHDVPFLESLGITRWLLLDGELRDTTAEEVRAGL; encoded by the coding sequence ATGTCTACCCCCACCGCCCACATCACCTGTTCCGCGCTTTCCCTGGTCTGGCCCGACGGCGGCCGGGCCCTGGACGGCCTCGATCTCTCCGTGGGCCCCGGCCGCACGGGGCTCATCGGCCTCAACGGGGCCGGAAAATCGACCCTGCTCCGGCTGCTGGCCGGGGAACTCGCGCCCACCGAGGGCCGGATCAGCGTCTCCGGTGACGTGGGATATCTGCCGCAGAACCTGGTCCTGAACACGGAGTTGCGCGTCGACGCGGCGCTCGGGATCGAGACGGCCCGCGCGGCGCTGCACGCCATCGAGGCCGGTGACGTCGGCGAGGAGCACTTCGCCGCCGTCGGCGACGACTGGGACGTCGAGGAGCGGGCCCGCGCCACCCTCGACGGACTCGGCCTCGGCCACATCGGGCTCGACCGCACCATCGGCGAGATGTCGGGCGGCGAGTGCGTGCTGCTGCGGCTCGCCGCGCTGCTGCTGGCCCGGCCCGACGTGCTGCTGCTCGACGAGCCGACGAACAACCTCGACGTCTACGCCAGGCAGCGACTGTACGCGGCGGTCGACGCCTGGCAGGGGGTGCTCGTCCTCGTCAGCCACGACCGGGAACTCCTGGAGCGGGTCGACCGGATCGCCGACCTGCGGGACTCCACCGTCACCTGGTACGGCGGCAACCTCTCCGCGTACGAGGAGGCGCTGGCCGTCGAGCAGGAGGCGGCCGAGCGCATGGTCCGCGTCGCCGAGGCCGACATGAAGCGGCAGAAGCGCGAACTGGCCCAGGCGCAGGTGAAACTGGCCCGGCGCAAGCGGTACGGGCAGAAGATGTACGAGCAGAAGCGCGAGCCCAAGATCGCCATGGGGGCGCGCAAACGGGCCGCCCAGGAGTCCGCGGGCAAGCACCGGATCATGCACGCGGAGCGGCTGGCCGAGGCGAAGGAGCGCCTGGACGACGCCGTCGAGCTGGTCCGCGACGACGCCGAGATCCGGGTCGAGCTGCCGCACACCCGGGTCCATCCGGGCCGGGGCGTCCTGGTCCTGCGCGATCTGGAACTCGCTTTCGGGGCACGGGTGCGGGGCCAGTACGAGGTGCGCGGTCCGGAGCGCATCGCGCTGGTGGGGCGCAACGGGGCGGGCAAGACCACGCTGCTCCGCACGCTCGCCGGCGAGCTGGCACCGGTGTCCGGGGAAGCGGTGACCGAGGTCCCGCTGCGCTTCCTGCCCCAGCGGCTCGACGTCCTGGACGACGGGCTGAGCGTGGTGGAGAACGTGGCGAAATTCGCCCCGGACGCCACCAACAACCACATCAGGGCGAGGCTCGCGCACTTCCTCTTCCGGGGTGCGCGGGCGGACCGGGCGGCGGGGACGCTGTCGGGCGGGGAGCGGTTCCGGGCGGCGCTGGCCGCGCTGCTGCTGGCAGAGCCCGCGCCCCAGCTGCTGATGCTGGACGAGCCGACGAACAACCTCGACCTGGCGAGCGTACGGCGGCTGACCGAGGCGCTCGACGCGTACGAGGGGGCGCTCGTGGTGGCCAGCCACGACGTGCCGTTCCTTGAATCGCTGGGGATCACCCGCTGGCTGCTGCTCGACGGCGAGCTGCGGGACACCACGGCCGAGGAGGTGCGTGCCGGGCTCTGA
- a CDS encoding acyl-ACP desaturase, producing MTLTSPHLGSSQAWTDAHLLFALEEVVEKELNRHLKVAKDWMPHEYVPFSDGRNFPGVFEDGEAWQAEQSKVTDIGKIALVVNLLTEDNLPSYHHEIATLFGRDGAWGTWVHRWTAEEGRHGIVMRDYLLTSRAVDPDKLEQFRMAHMAEGFESDNRHSMLHSVAYVAFQELATRVSHRNTGHQSGDPVCDRMLARIATDENLHMVFYRNLLGAAFQLAPDLTMQSVRDVVVNFRMPGHGMPGFERAAAQMAIGEIYNMRIHHDDVIQPVLRYLKVLDIDGLGPEGLKAQEELGLYMHGLDTEAAKFDEKLAARKARMAARAQG from the coding sequence GTGACCCTTACTTCTCCCCATCTCGGCAGTTCACAGGCGTGGACCGATGCCCACCTCCTGTTCGCGCTGGAAGAGGTGGTCGAGAAGGAGCTCAACCGGCATCTCAAGGTCGCCAAGGACTGGATGCCGCACGAGTACGTCCCCTTCTCCGACGGGCGCAACTTCCCCGGCGTCTTCGAGGACGGCGAGGCGTGGCAGGCCGAACAGTCCAAGGTCACCGACATCGGCAAGATCGCGCTCGTGGTCAACCTCCTCACCGAGGACAACCTCCCCAGCTACCACCACGAGATCGCCACGCTCTTCGGCCGCGACGGCGCCTGGGGCACCTGGGTGCACCGCTGGACGGCCGAGGAGGGGCGGCACGGCATCGTGATGCGGGACTACCTGCTCACCTCGCGCGCCGTCGACCCGGACAAGCTGGAGCAGTTCCGGATGGCGCACATGGCCGAGGGCTTCGAGTCCGACAACCGGCACTCGATGCTGCACTCCGTGGCCTATGTGGCCTTCCAGGAGCTGGCGACCCGCGTCTCCCACCGCAACACCGGGCACCAGTCGGGCGACCCGGTCTGCGACCGCATGCTGGCCCGCATCGCGACCGACGAGAACCTGCACATGGTCTTCTACCGCAACCTGCTGGGCGCGGCCTTCCAGCTGGCCCCGGACCTGACGATGCAGTCCGTGCGGGACGTCGTCGTCAACTTCCGGATGCCCGGCCACGGCATGCCCGGCTTCGAGCGGGCCGCCGCGCAGATGGCGATCGGCGAGATCTACAACATGCGCATCCACCACGACGACGTCATCCAGCCGGTGCTGCGCTATCTGAAGGTGCTCGACATCGACGGCCTGGGCCCGGAGGGCCTGAAGGCGCAGGAGGAGCTGGGCCTGTACATGCACGGCCTGGACACCGAGGCCGCGAAGTTCGACGAGAAGCTGGCGGCCCGGAAGGCCCGGATGGCCGCCCGCGCCCAGGGCTGA